A DNA window from Halomicrobium mukohataei DSM 12286 contains the following coding sequences:
- a CDS encoding NUDIX hydrolase yields the protein MEFDRVASHEAIEVAAEPREAAVIVPVVTDAGDGDDHAVLFTKRADHLSDHPGQMSFPGGGREPADDSLLRTALREAQEEVGLDPRAANVIGRLDDIRTVSEYSVRPFVARIPDREYQPSDEEVAEVVVLAVDDLVDLDNYESERRDHPHYGDIRLHFFHVDGYTVWGATARMLVQLLELATDWTMPTEPDRVAGPDDDYPPSVRDQV from the coding sequence ATGGAGTTCGATCGGGTGGCCAGCCACGAGGCGATCGAGGTCGCGGCAGAGCCACGCGAGGCGGCCGTGATCGTCCCCGTCGTCACCGACGCGGGCGACGGCGACGACCACGCCGTGTTGTTCACCAAGCGGGCCGACCACCTCTCGGACCACCCCGGCCAGATGAGTTTCCCCGGCGGCGGCCGCGAGCCGGCGGACGACTCGCTGTTGCGGACCGCCCTCAGAGAGGCACAGGAGGAGGTCGGTCTCGACCCCCGTGCCGCCAACGTGATCGGGCGACTGGACGACATCCGCACCGTCTCGGAGTACTCCGTCCGACCGTTCGTCGCCAGGATTCCCGACCGTGAGTACCAGCCGAGCGATGAGGAAGTGGCCGAGGTCGTCGTCCTCGCCGTCGACGATCTCGTCGATCTGGACAACTACGAGTCCGAGCGCCGGGACCACCCACACTACGGCGACATCCGGCTACACTTCTTCCACGTCGACGGCTACACCGTCTGGGGAGCGACCGCCCGGATGCTCGTCCAGTTGCTCGAACTCGCGACCGACTGGACGATGCCGACCGAGCCGGACCGCGTGGCCGGCCCCGACGACGACTATCCGCCCAGCGTCCGCGATCAGGTGTAG
- a CDS encoding DUF7109 family protein — protein MEPTADELAGVVDLFGALTRDELVEALSELAFKRGEDVDDPAGAIDDAVAAYHLAVVERDGEKLLAAGPAAFPELPDGATDLPHIMDVPERSIDRERLAAAVEERFREESLVAVRSDNEAFVERLLDVSYELEVWGPIDVSAARERLADAAGE, from the coding sequence ATGGAACCGACGGCCGACGAACTCGCGGGGGTCGTCGACCTGTTCGGCGCGCTCACTCGCGACGAACTGGTCGAGGCGCTCTCCGAGCTGGCGTTCAAGCGGGGCGAAGACGTGGACGATCCAGCGGGGGCGATCGACGACGCCGTCGCCGCCTATCACCTCGCGGTCGTCGAACGCGACGGCGAGAAACTGCTCGCGGCCGGTCCGGCGGCGTTTCCGGAACTGCCCGACGGCGCGACGGACCTGCCCCACATCATGGACGTGCCCGAGCGATCGATCGACAGGGAGCGACTCGCGGCGGCCGTCGAAGAGCGGTTCCGCGAGGAGAGCCTCGTCGCCGTCCGCTCGGACAACGAGGCGTTCGTAGAGCGCCTGCTCGACGTGAGCTACGAACTCGAAGTCTGGGGACCGATCGACGTGAGCGCGGCCCGCGAGCGTCTCGCCGACGCGGCCGGCGAGTGA
- a CDS encoding phosphoglycerol geranylgeranyltransferase, with product MSTWADWDHIVKIDPDKSLVAGETFEDVAATGTDAIEIGGTTGMTEEKMARVVEACGAHDIPVYIEPSNPASVVHSNRHDGYLIPVVMNAGDVTWITGAHKEWIRIDDDIDWSRTFTEAYIVMNPEASVASYTQANCDLDADEVAAYAEAAEHLLGQEIVYVEYSGMLGDPEKVAAADEILDDATLFYGGGIHDYDSARQMATHADTIVVGDLVHDEGVDAVRETVEGARDATAATPPSE from the coding sequence ATGAGCACGTGGGCGGACTGGGACCACATCGTCAAGATCGACCCAGACAAGAGCCTGGTCGCGGGCGAGACCTTCGAGGACGTGGCCGCGACCGGAACGGACGCGATCGAGATCGGCGGCACGACCGGCATGACCGAAGAGAAGATGGCCCGCGTCGTCGAGGCGTGTGGCGCACACGACATCCCCGTCTACATCGAGCCGTCGAATCCCGCGTCGGTCGTCCACAGCAACCGTCACGACGGCTACCTCATCCCGGTCGTGATGAACGCCGGTGACGTGACCTGGATCACCGGCGCGCACAAGGAGTGGATCCGCATCGACGACGACATCGACTGGTCGCGGACGTTCACGGAGGCCTACATCGTGATGAACCCCGAGGCCTCCGTCGCCAGCTACACGCAGGCCAACTGCGATCTCGACGCCGACGAGGTCGCGGCCTACGCGGAGGCTGCAGAACACCTCCTGGGACAGGAGATCGTCTACGTCGAGTACTCGGGGATGCTGGGCGATCCCGAGAAGGTGGCCGCCGCGGACGAGATCCTCGACGACGCGACGCTGTTCTACGGCGGCGGCATCCACGACTACGACTCGGCCCGGCAGATGGCGACCCACGCCGACACGATCGTCGTCGGCGATCTGGTCCACGACGAGGGCGTCGACGCCGTCAGAGAGACCGTCGAGGGCGCGCGCGACGCGACGGCTGCCACGCCGCCGAGCGAGTAG